In Erpetoichthys calabaricus chromosome 6, fErpCal1.3, whole genome shotgun sequence, one genomic interval encodes:
- the ropn1l gene encoding ropporin-1-like protein: MPLPDTMFCAEQIHIPPELPDILKQYTKAAIRTQPHDIIQWSAAYFSALCAGETLPVKERLELPVATQKNDTGLTPGLLKILFKQLGYKGTVTRTELEQKWTDLCLPREQLRHLLMLGGFQESVEWRKFFALGCSALGGTITSALKHACEILTSDPEGGAARIPYETFQSIYTYLAHLDGEISEAEIASFLSNIKEDVDRQNGMVQPRNFMGTKPADIKETE, from the exons ATGCCGCTTCCTGATACTATGTTCTGTGCTGAGCAGATTCACATCCCACCAGAACTGCCAGATATTCTAAAGCAGTATACCAAAGCTGCTATACGGACACAGCCTCATGACATCATTCAGTGGTCTGCAGC GTACTTTTCCGCTCTGTGTGCAGGGGAGACACTTCCTGTCAAGGAAAGACTTGAATTGCCAGTAGCAACTCAGAAAAATGACACAGGGCTGACACCCGGCCTTCTGAAGATTTTGTTTAAGCAG CTTGGGTACAAAGGGACAGTAACACGCACAGAGCTGGAACAGAAATGGACAGATCTTTGTCTGCCAAGAGAGCAGCTCAGACATTTGCTGATGCTTGGAGGTTTTCAGGAAAGCGTGGAATGGAGAAAGTTTTTTGCTCTTGGATGTAGTGCACTTGGTGGG acTATCACCAGCGCACTGAAGCATGCTTGTGAAATCCTTACTTCTGATCCTGAGGGAGGAGCCGCTCGCATTCCCTATGAAACCTTCCAGAGTATCTACACATACCTGGCTCATCTGGATGGGGAGATCTCGGAGGCTGAGATTGCAAGTTTCCTCAGCAACATTAAGGAAGATGT GGATCGACAAAATGGAATGGTTCAACCCAGAAACTTCATGGGAACGAAACCTGCAGACATAAAGGAGACAGAATGA